The Macrobrachium rosenbergii isolate ZJJX-2024 chromosome 46, ASM4041242v1, whole genome shotgun sequence genome has a window encoding:
- the LOC136830409 gene encoding uncharacterized protein: MYAEATTQVRSSGGTTEKFRVRIGLHQGSTLSPYFFDLVMDVITSDVRKEVPWSALFADDIVEGVELKVERWRHALEDRGLEISRIKTGYLWMGGEGRRGTVKLGH; the protein is encoded by the coding sequence ATGTATGCAGAGGCAACCACACAAGTAAGAAGCTCTGGTGGAACTACAGAAAAGTTCAGAGTGAGGATTGGCCTCCATCAAGGATCAACTCTCAGCCCCTACTTCTTCGACCTTGTGATGGATGTAATAACATCAGATGTCAGAAAGGAGGTCCCCTGGAGTGCTCTATTTGCTGATGACATTGTGGAAGGAGTTGAGCTGAAGGTAGAAAGGTGGAGACATGCACTAGAAGATCGAGGTCTGGAGATCAGTAGGATAAAGACTGGGTATCTGTGgatgggaggagaaggaagacgtGGAACAGTGAAATTGGGT